Proteins from one Bacteroides mediterraneensis genomic window:
- the nanU gene encoding SusD family outer membrane lipoprotein NanU: protein MKKIFNYIIAGCLATSFTGCLDMEPVSSITDVNYWKDAAQFEAFNVGLHGLLRERSYTIFELGEPRADIYNSNPFTGEATQGVERMIDNTLNAANPVISNYGDFYVLINQLNLMINHAESTDLLDASTKNYYLGEAYGLRAYVYFHLLRSWGDVVLQLDYTNGNSIDIGNPSKAASSAADVMTQIKKDIQSSEDAFGDDYSFKYGKCYWSKAATMMLKGEVYLWSGKQMGGGEADYTTAKNALTAVKAAGVGLLSNFQKVFAYDNKENNEIIFAIHNGRNEYSMWNDQYRSTMVMNQANFGTYYDENGVLLNETEMADMSGLIRYQVEQDLYTQLFREGDSRKSYSIKGIYSKNSDSEPLTFSAPIAYKFQGVLLEGDAQRSWLDDYPIYRYADCLLALATAKAFLGEDISTEINEVRERAYGTEYFNAHKNEVAYPNDKDANFYSNNRFVGSDENPIEAILKERMREFLFEGKRWYDIRLMGNEYVTKYSSANESRLLWPLDENTLGENSALKQTPGY, encoded by the coding sequence ATGAAAAAAATATTCAACTATATTATAGCCGGATGTCTGGCAACGTCTTTTACCGGTTGCTTGGACATGGAACCTGTTAGTAGTATTACTGATGTAAACTATTGGAAAGATGCGGCACAATTTGAAGCATTTAATGTAGGACTTCACGGTTTATTACGTGAAAGATCTTATACCATCTTCGAATTAGGAGAACCTCGTGCCGACATTTATAATTCCAACCCATTTACAGGAGAAGCAACTCAGGGAGTGGAAAGAATGATTGACAACACGCTGAATGCAGCAAATCCTGTCATTAGTAATTATGGTGATTTCTACGTATTAATCAACCAATTAAACCTGATGATCAATCATGCAGAATCTACCGATTTGCTGGATGCCAGCACTAAGAACTATTATCTAGGAGAAGCATACGGTCTAAGAGCTTATGTATATTTTCACCTGTTACGTTCTTGGGGAGATGTGGTACTGCAATTGGATTACACCAATGGTAACTCCATCGATATAGGTAACCCAAGCAAAGCAGCCTCTTCTGCTGCCGATGTAATGACACAAATCAAGAAAGACATCCAAAGTTCAGAAGATGCTTTTGGTGATGATTATTCATTCAAATATGGTAAATGTTATTGGTCGAAAGCGGCTACCATGATGCTAAAAGGTGAAGTGTACTTATGGAGCGGAAAGCAAATGGGAGGCGGTGAAGCAGACTATACAACAGCCAAAAATGCATTGACGGCAGTAAAAGCAGCTGGAGTAGGATTACTAAGTAACTTCCAGAAAGTATTTGCATACGACAATAAAGAAAATAACGAAATTATTTTCGCCATACACAATGGAAGAAATGAGTATAGCATGTGGAATGACCAATATCGTTCAACCATGGTCATGAACCAAGCAAACTTTGGCACCTATTATGACGAAAACGGCGTCTTGCTAAATGAGACCGAAATGGCTGATATGAGCGGACTGATTCGTTATCAAGTAGAACAAGATTTATATACTCAATTATTCCGGGAGGGAGATAGCAGAAAATCATACTCTATAAAAGGTATCTATAGCAAAAACAGTGATAGCGAACCACTCACTTTTAGTGCTCCTATTGCCTATAAATTTCAGGGAGTTTTACTGGAAGGTGATGCCCAAAGAAGCTGGTTGGACGATTATCCTATTTACCGCTATGCAGACTGCTTACTGGCATTGGCCACTGCCAAAGCTTTCTTAGGTGAAGATATCTCCACAGAAATCAACGAAGTGCGCGAACGTGCTTATGGGACGGAATATTTCAATGCTCACAAAAATGAGGTTGCATATCCTAATGACAAAGATGCTAACTTCTATTCTAATAATCGCTTTGTAGGCAGTGATGAAAATCCTATTGAGGCTATCCTGAAAGAAAGAATGAGAGAATTCTTGTTCGAAGGGAAACGCTGGTATGATATCCGCCTGATGGGTAATGAATATGTCACTAAATATTCTAGTGCAAACGAGAGCCGTCTGTTATGGCCACTCGATGAAAATACATTAGGAGAAAACAGTGCCTTGAAGCAAACCCCTGGATACTAA
- a CDS encoding sialidase family protein: MRKLLSLCIGMMSIGLQAADTVFVKTPQVPILIERHDNVLAYLRLDAKETQTLENVTLTFDKNVPLSQIKAVKLYYGGTDAPQDRGKKRFAPVEYISSHTPGQTLSANPSYSIKKAEVTPKTSTLTLEGKQNLFPGYNFFWISIEMQPTASLQTKISAEVAQVKADGKILPTKNVAGQKVIQRMGVGVRHAGDDGSAAFRIPGLVTTNKGTLLGVYDVRYNSSVDLQEHIDIGLSRSTDGGKTWEKMRLPLSFKEYGGLPSAQNGVGDPSILVDTKTNTIWIVAAWTHGMGNQRAWWSSHQGMDLNHTAQLVLAKSTDDGKTWSAPINITEQVKLPEWYFLLQGPGRGITMEDGTLVFPIQFIDKTRIPNAGIMYSKDHGKTWTIHHHARTNTTEAQVAELEPGTLMLNMRDNRGGSRAVYTTQDLGKTWKEHESSRTALIEPVCMASLISVKAKDNVLGKDLLIFSNPNSTSARKDMTIKISLDGGKTWSPEHQLLLDEGYNWGYSCLTMIDKETIGILYESSVAHMTFQSIKLHDIVK, from the coding sequence ATGAGAAAATTACTTTCCTTATGTATCGGAATGATGTCTATCGGGCTGCAGGCTGCAGACACGGTATTTGTGAAAACCCCACAGGTGCCCATCCTGATAGAACGGCATGACAATGTGCTGGCTTACCTGCGTCTTGACGCAAAGGAAACCCAGACACTGGAAAATGTCACCCTTACTTTTGACAAGAATGTGCCGCTTTCACAGATAAAAGCCGTCAAGTTATATTATGGAGGAACAGACGCTCCCCAGGATAGAGGAAAAAAACGGTTCGCTCCGGTGGAATACATTTCTAGCCATACTCCTGGCCAAACCTTGTCGGCAAATCCTTCTTATTCCATCAAGAAAGCGGAGGTAACACCTAAGACCAGCACCCTTACCCTGGAAGGCAAGCAAAACTTGTTTCCCGGATACAATTTCTTCTGGATCAGCATCGAAATGCAACCTACGGCCTCACTGCAAACCAAAATTTCTGCAGAAGTCGCTCAAGTGAAAGCTGACGGGAAAATCCTGCCCACCAAGAACGTAGCAGGACAGAAAGTGATACAAAGAATGGGGGTCGGCGTACGTCACGCAGGTGACGACGGTTCCGCCGCCTTCCGTATCCCCGGTCTGGTAACCACCAACAAAGGCACTCTTCTGGGCGTATACGATGTACGCTACAACAGCAGCGTAGATTTGCAAGAACACATCGACATCGGCCTCAGCCGTAGTACGGATGGAGGAAAGACTTGGGAAAAGATGCGCCTGCCTCTGTCCTTTAAAGAATATGGAGGACTTCCATCGGCTCAGAACGGTGTAGGTGACCCTTCCATATTAGTAGACACCAAGACAAATACAATATGGATTGTAGCAGCCTGGACGCACGGGATGGGTAACCAACGAGCCTGGTGGAGTTCTCACCAAGGCATGGACTTGAACCATACAGCCCAGCTGGTACTTGCCAAAAGTACGGATGACGGAAAGACCTGGTCCGCCCCCATCAACATCACCGAGCAAGTGAAACTTCCGGAATGGTATTTCCTGCTTCAGGGACCGGGACGAGGTATCACCATGGAAGACGGTACCTTGGTGTTCCCCATCCAGTTCATCGACAAGACCCGTATTCCGAATGCAGGCATCATGTATAGCAAAGACCATGGAAAGACCTGGACCATCCACCACCATGCACGTACCAATACCACAGAAGCGCAGGTGGCTGAACTCGAACCTGGCACCCTCATGCTGAACATGCGTGACAACCGGGGAGGAAGCCGGGCTGTATATACCACACAGGATTTAGGCAAGACGTGGAAAGAACATGAATCTTCCCGTACGGCCCTGATAGAGCCTGTATGTATGGCCAGTCTGATCAGCGTGAAAGCCAAGGACAACGTGCTGGGGAAAGACCTGCTGATTTTCTCCAACCCCAACTCAACCAGCGCGCGAAAGGACATGACCATCAAAATCAGTCTCGACGGAGGAAAGACCTGGAGTCCGGAACATCAGTTACTATTGGATGAAGGATATAACTGGGGTTATTCCTGCCTGACCATGATTGATAAAGAAACTATCGGTATATTGTATGAAAGCAGCGTGGCCCACATGACGTTCCAAAGTATCAAGCTCCACGATATTGTAAAATAA
- a CDS encoding GDSL-type esterase/lipase family protein, translating to MKTILLLIIGLTYSLSTFGQTGRRYSTYYYQRVSLFEQLPISSDDILFIGNSITDGGEWSELFQNSHVKNRGISGDTTWGVYDRISVLLKGKPAQIFLMIGINNVPQGESPNNIASDIQQIIQKIKKESPYTEILIQSVLPVTTKYNLFQEHTSHWQEIPDINQAILNICQKENVKYIDLFTHFVDENGQMKPEYTNDGLHLLGKGYMLWKEIITPYLKK from the coding sequence ATGAAAACAATTTTACTACTAATTATAGGCTTAACATATAGCCTATCCACTTTCGGACAAACGGGAAGAAGATATTCAACCTATTACTACCAACGAGTTTCTCTATTTGAACAACTCCCGATAAGTTCGGATGACATTCTTTTTATCGGAAATAGTATAACTGATGGAGGAGAATGGAGTGAATTATTTCAAAATTCCCATGTTAAAAATAGAGGAATCAGCGGAGATACTACTTGGGGGGTATATGATAGAATTTCTGTCTTACTTAAAGGAAAGCCTGCACAAATCTTTCTAATGATTGGAATCAACAATGTTCCTCAAGGAGAATCACCGAATAATATAGCCTCTGATATACAACAAATCATACAAAAAATAAAAAAAGAATCACCGTATACAGAAATCTTGATACAAAGCGTGTTACCTGTCACCACAAAGTATAACCTGTTTCAAGAGCATACTTCCCATTGGCAAGAAATCCCTGACATTAATCAGGCTATTTTAAATATTTGTCAAAAAGAAAATGTGAAATATATTGACCTTTTCACTCACTTCGTAGATGAAAATGGACAAATGAAACCCGAATATACCAATGACGGGCTGCACCTTCTTGGGAAAGGCTATATGCTATGGAAAGAAATTATCACTCCCTATTTAAAGAAATAA
- a CDS encoding family 20 glycosylhydrolase → MKPLFILIAIFYSWIPSWGKSLYPLLPYPQKITYTDKQLVLDKLYLDTTEEISKQWKEWLQSINATSTSTQTDKTINIKIKKCLPEIPIPTDEGYKLSITEKQIEVTATSPTGVYRALQTIQQLTAYAKNYLPTCEIIDWPAFRIRGFMQDVGRTYISIKELKKEIELLSKFKINVFHWHLTENQAWRLESKIYPELNAPESMTRMPGKYYTLQEAKDLVAFCKQRHVTLIPEIDMPGHSAAFVRTFHTDMQSEKGMEILKRLMDEVCETFDVPFIHIGTDEVQFTNPQFVPEMVAYIRNKGKKVISWNPGWKYQTGEIDMTQLWSFRGKAQSGISAIDSRYHYVNHFDIFADLIALYNSRIYNQDMGNEDIAGSILAIWNDRYLQNEKQIVADNNLYAHMLALAERSWRGGGYGYFDETTNLLRKKDTEIYTQFTDFEDRMLWHKTHTFKGEPFPYVRQANVVWRITDAFPNEGDLARTFPPEQEEKESYLYKGKIYQSHVVYGAGVYLRHVWGELVPGLYSSPEKNHTAYATTWIFSPKKQKVGLFLEFQNYSRSESDLAPQQGTWDYKGSRAWLNQQEILPPIWENNHKERSNEIPLTNENATSRPPIQVTLHKGWNKLFLKLPIGNFKTPEVRLVKWMFNAVFVTPDGKKEIDNIIYSPERN, encoded by the coding sequence ATGAAACCTCTTTTCATTCTCATAGCCATATTCTATAGCTGGATTCCTAGCTGGGGGAAATCCCTCTACCCTCTTCTGCCTTATCCGCAGAAAATAACTTATACAGATAAACAATTGGTATTAGATAAACTATATCTTGACACGACAGAAGAAATATCCAAACAATGGAAAGAGTGGCTACAAAGCATTAATGCAACTTCCACTTCCACACAAACAGATAAAACAATCAATATTAAAATCAAAAAATGTCTGCCGGAAATTCCTATTCCTACCGATGAAGGCTACAAATTGAGCATCACCGAAAAGCAAATAGAAGTCACTGCCACTTCTCCTACAGGAGTTTACAGAGCATTACAAACAATCCAGCAATTAACGGCCTATGCAAAAAATTACCTTCCTACCTGTGAGATTATAGACTGGCCTGCTTTCCGCATCAGAGGATTCATGCAGGATGTAGGCCGTACCTATATTTCTATAAAAGAACTGAAAAAAGAAATCGAGCTACTCAGCAAGTTCAAAATCAATGTATTCCACTGGCATCTGACTGAGAATCAGGCTTGGCGTCTGGAAAGTAAAATATATCCTGAACTCAACGCTCCTGAGAGCATGACTCGCATGCCAGGCAAATATTATACCTTGCAAGAAGCAAAAGACCTTGTGGCGTTCTGCAAGCAACGGCATGTAACATTAATTCCAGAAATTGATATGCCTGGTCACAGTGCTGCTTTTGTAAGAACTTTCCACACCGACATGCAAAGCGAAAAAGGCATGGAAATTCTAAAAAGACTCATGGATGAGGTATGCGAAACATTCGATGTACCCTTTATTCATATAGGTACGGACGAAGTACAGTTTACCAACCCACAATTTGTTCCGGAAATGGTAGCCTACATCCGTAATAAAGGGAAAAAAGTCATTTCATGGAACCCTGGTTGGAAATACCAAACAGGCGAAATAGACATGACACAGTTATGGAGTTTCCGGGGAAAAGCCCAATCAGGAATTTCGGCCATCGACAGTCGCTATCACTATGTCAATCATTTCGACATTTTTGCCGACCTGATTGCTTTATACAACAGCCGTATTTACAACCAAGATATGGGAAACGAAGACATTGCAGGAAGCATCTTGGCCATTTGGAACGACCGTTACCTCCAAAACGAGAAACAAATCGTAGCGGACAACAATTTGTATGCTCACATGCTGGCGCTTGCCGAAAGAAGTTGGCGGGGAGGCGGCTACGGCTATTTCGATGAAACCACGAACCTTTTACGGAAAAAAGATACAGAGATCTATACACAATTTACTGATTTCGAAGACAGAATGCTTTGGCACAAGACGCACACCTTCAAAGGAGAACCTTTTCCCTACGTCAGACAGGCTAACGTGGTATGGCGTATTACAGATGCATTTCCCAATGAAGGAGACCTGGCCCGTACGTTTCCCCCTGAACAAGAAGAAAAAGAAAGCTACTTATATAAAGGGAAAATCTACCAAAGCCATGTCGTCTACGGAGCAGGAGTTTACTTGCGCCATGTATGGGGAGAATTAGTTCCCGGATTATATTCCTCACCTGAAAAGAACCACACGGCGTATGCCACCACCTGGATATTCTCTCCTAAGAAGCAAAAGGTGGGGTTATTCCTGGAATTCCAGAATTATAGCCGTTCCGAAAGTGATTTGGCCCCACAACAAGGAACATGGGATTATAAAGGCAGCCGTGCTTGGTTGAACCAGCAAGAAATACTTCCACCGATATGGGAAAACAACCATAAAGAGCGGTCGAACGAGATTCCTCTAACGAACGAAAATGCAACCTCCCGCCCTCCGATACAAGTAACACTACACAAAGGATGGAACAAACTCTTCCTCAAGTTGCCTATAGGAAATTTTAAAACACCAGAGGTCAGATTGGTAAAATGGATGTTCAATGCTGTCTTTGTAACGCCAGATGGAAAAAAAGAAATCGACAACATCATTTACTCACCTGAGAGAAATTAA
- a CDS encoding TonB-dependent receptor produces MNKKMKSVGMCLLLGSLSTGMTYADLSTNKAEIDIVQQSGICQGIVKDATGESVIGASVIVKGTTNGTITDIDGKFSLSNVKKGDVIEISFVGYIAQTIKWNGTPINVILKEDTQTLEEVVVTGYGGSQKRAALTTAISKMDDQVLKNAAMSNAGQALQGSVTGLRVINTTGQPGAEPDITLRGGATITGSNSKALIVVDGIIRDSMSDINPSDIESIQVLKDAASTAIYGARANGGVILVETKSGKAGKASVNYKFKLGVNFARYGYEFCNAHDYLYYNRLGYKRYTNNVPGAANVDTQTGYGTQNNLIDVQYLTNENSYLQNEGWLVMDDPYYEGKQLLYKDYSGQLDDAVFANTALTQDHYVNITGGNDKGTYMASMGYYNEDGQIKGTGYKRFNGSVSGTYKIFPFLNVKAGATYTWSQQPSLWIGSYELFYRTRSQRPTWNPYNEDGTPASGWGTGDGNPEYYRDKLTSEDGTRKATYNFGFDLDIIPKKLVFSGNTSLYHYDYQYETFNKSYQLQTSSTPTNTREASAQIQRYTQIQVNGTLNYKDTFKEKHNLDVMVGSEYFGYNQFTMQAKTQNSPTDDIPTLNAGATRTYTTSEKTGYRIASVFGRVNYNYQMKYLLSLVARYDGISRLKDNRWGFFPGVSVGWNVTEEDFWKESKISDVISNIKPRLSYGVNGNVNGIGNFDIYGVYKQIGAGTYNGATAYYNSALINTGLRWEQSRSFEAGLDLGFFNNRLSFILDYYNRTTDDLLTDVNLPAYTGFSTMKTNLGRLRNSGFEMEVRANILSNVKGFNWEVSANLTSVSNKVLKLPTSDKPFNQIDGYEVAAGLYNPETGETPTKWIGGYREGGKLGDMVGYVQNHIFRDWNDVKANANMIIDEVANLYGPGMANEINPQTGVTYAESNGWKPIEPGDVCWEDINKDGKINSLDRAVVGNIFPKVTGGFSTTLSYKNWSLYARFDYALGHTIYNDLKARSLGQYQGQFNIIDKVHDTWSETNPDTDLPVFTYADQLNKKNITRSNNGNTAVDNNSSRFYEKGDYLALREITLSYSLPKKWIGKAGMQDASVYVTGQNLFYITGYDGVSPEPAVSTTYGRGIDNGRYPTPRTVLFGLSVTF; encoded by the coding sequence ATGAATAAAAAAATGAAGTCAGTCGGCATGTGTCTGTTGTTGGGTAGTTTATCCACGGGGATGACGTATGCGGACTTATCCACCAACAAAGCTGAAATTGACATTGTACAACAATCGGGTATATGTCAAGGTATTGTGAAAGATGCAACAGGCGAGTCTGTCATCGGTGCTTCCGTGATAGTGAAAGGAACTACCAACGGAACGATTACAGACATCGACGGTAAGTTCTCTTTGTCGAACGTAAAGAAAGGAGATGTTATTGAAATTTCTTTCGTAGGATATATTGCACAAACGATTAAATGGAATGGAACCCCAATCAACGTTATCTTGAAAGAGGATACTCAGACTTTGGAAGAAGTGGTTGTGACGGGATATGGAGGTTCCCAGAAACGAGCTGCACTGACTACGGCTATCTCTAAAATGGATGACCAGGTGTTGAAAAACGCAGCCATGAGTAATGCTGGACAAGCCCTGCAAGGTTCAGTAACCGGTTTACGCGTAATCAATACCACCGGACAACCGGGTGCAGAGCCTGATATCACACTGCGTGGTGGAGCTACCATTACTGGAAGTAACAGTAAAGCTTTGATTGTTGTGGATGGTATCATCCGTGACAGCATGAGTGACATCAACCCTTCTGACATTGAATCCATACAGGTATTGAAAGACGCTGCTTCTACCGCTATTTATGGTGCCCGTGCCAACGGAGGTGTTATTCTGGTAGAAACAAAGAGTGGAAAAGCCGGCAAGGCATCAGTAAACTATAAGTTCAAACTGGGTGTAAACTTTGCTCGTTATGGATATGAGTTCTGTAATGCACACGATTATTTGTACTATAACCGCTTGGGATATAAGCGTTATACCAACAACGTGCCTGGAGCAGCCAACGTAGATACGCAAACAGGTTACGGTACACAAAACAACCTGATTGATGTTCAATATCTCACCAATGAAAATTCTTATTTACAAAATGAAGGATGGCTGGTGATGGACGATCCCTATTACGAAGGTAAACAACTTCTTTATAAAGATTATAGTGGTCAGCTGGATGATGCGGTTTTTGCTAATACCGCCTTGACGCAAGATCATTATGTAAATATTACTGGAGGAAATGATAAAGGGACTTACATGGCCAGCATGGGATACTACAATGAAGATGGTCAGATTAAAGGAACTGGATACAAACGATTCAACGGATCGGTAAGCGGAACTTACAAAATTTTCCCATTCTTAAATGTAAAAGCCGGAGCCACCTACACATGGTCACAACAGCCTTCTTTGTGGATTGGTTCATACGAACTCTTCTATCGTACCCGTTCACAACGTCCGACATGGAACCCATATAACGAAGACGGAACTCCAGCTTCAGGATGGGGAACCGGCGATGGTAATCCTGAATATTATCGGGACAAGCTGACAAGTGAAGATGGAACTCGCAAAGCTACCTATAACTTTGGATTCGACCTGGACATCATTCCTAAGAAGTTGGTATTCAGCGGGAACACCTCTCTTTACCATTATGACTATCAATATGAAACATTCAACAAGTCATACCAGCTACAGACTTCTTCCACACCGACCAACACACGTGAAGCAAGTGCTCAAATACAGCGTTATACCCAAATCCAAGTAAATGGAACATTAAATTACAAAGATACCTTCAAAGAAAAACATAACTTGGACGTAATGGTAGGTAGCGAATACTTCGGTTACAACCAATTTACCATGCAGGCAAAGACTCAGAATTCTCCGACGGATGATATTCCGACTCTGAATGCAGGCGCTACCCGTACATATACTACATCCGAAAAAACCGGTTATCGTATTGCCTCCGTATTTGGTCGTGTAAATTACAACTATCAGATGAAATATCTGTTGTCTTTGGTAGCCCGCTATGATGGTATCTCTCGCTTGAAAGATAACCGCTGGGGCTTCTTCCCTGGTGTTTCTGTCGGATGGAATGTTACAGAAGAAGATTTCTGGAAGGAATCTAAGATTTCAGATGTCATCAGCAACATCAAGCCGCGCCTGAGTTATGGAGTAAACGGTAACGTAAATGGCATTGGAAACTTTGATATTTATGGAGTGTACAAGCAAATCGGAGCTGGAACGTATAATGGAGCAACCGCATACTACAACTCAGCACTGATAAACACTGGATTAAGATGGGAACAGAGCCGTTCATTTGAAGCTGGTCTGGATTTGGGCTTTTTCAATAACCGATTGAGCTTCATTCTGGACTATTACAACAGAACAACCGACGATTTGCTGACAGATGTAAATCTGCCTGCTTATACCGGTTTTTCAACCATGAAAACCAACTTGGGAAGACTGCGTAACTCCGGATTTGAAATGGAAGTAAGAGCTAATATTCTTTCCAATGTAAAAGGATTTAACTGGGAAGTTTCTGCTAACTTAACTTCCGTATCCAACAAAGTGTTGAAGTTACCGACCAGTGACAAACCTTTTAATCAGATTGATGGTTATGAAGTTGCAGCCGGACTATATAACCCAGAAACAGGAGAAACTCCAACCAAATGGATTGGTGGTTACCGAGAAGGTGGTAAACTGGGAGACATGGTAGGCTATGTACAAAACCATATCTTCAGAGACTGGAATGACGTAAAAGCAAACGCCAATATGATTATTGATGAAGTGGCTAACCTATATGGACCAGGTATGGCGAATGAAATCAACCCACAAACAGGTGTCACTTACGCTGAATCCAACGGATGGAAACCTATCGAACCCGGAGATGTATGCTGGGAAGACATCAATAAAGATGGAAAAATCAATAGCCTTGACCGCGCTGTTGTAGGTAATATCTTCCCGAAAGTAACCGGTGGATTCTCTACTACTTTATCTTACAAGAATTGGTCTTTGTACGCACGATTCGACTATGCATTAGGTCACACTATCTACAACGATTTAAAAGCTCGTTCTTTAGGACAGTACCAAGGACAATTTAACATCATTGATAAAGTACACGATACGTGGAGCGAAACCAATCCGGATACAGACCTTCCGGTATTCACTTATGCTGACCAGTTGAACAAGAAAAACATCACCCGTTCAAACAATGGAAACACAGCTGTCGATAATAACAGCTCACGCTTCTATGAGAAAGGGGATTATCTAGCTTTACGAGAAATCACATTGAGTTATTCTTTACCCAAAAAATGGATTGGTAAAGCAGGCATGCAAGACGCTTCTGTATATGTAACCGGCCAAAATCTGTTCTATATCACAGGATATGATGGCGTTTCCCCGGAACCGGCCGTATCTACGACCTATGGAAGAGGTATCGATAATGGACGTTATCCTACTCCAAGAACCGTATTGTTTGGCTTATCTGTAACATTCTGA
- a CDS encoding alpha-L-fucosidase: MKKLFLGICLFFIALTEGFPQKVYTPDWKSLDKRPIPTWFQDAKFGIFIHWGLYSVPAWSPKGTYAEWYQYWLDNKTLFGNGDFKGDEIYNYHRLTYGEDFTYMDFAPLFKAQNYNATEWADLFVKSGAKYAVLTTKHHDGFALWDSKEASHNHARPWNSVEIGPHKDLVGEFVKAMRKASLKVGCYFSLREWNNPLYTSENMPIYTEQHLYPQLKDLITKYKPDLIWADGPDSYDEDIWKTKEFLSWLYSSSDIKDSVVINDRWAKFKNGRHGDFYTSEYSSSNKKYDKPWEECRGMGFSFGYNKLEDIEDYATPQALIHTLAKIVSQGGNLLLNIGPTAEGKIPPIMQERLLQIGEWLKINGEAIYQTRPWKKSSQWSEGKRDWKSEEKYYVSGNSILKQTVNPDPGYAVQEAFFTSKDNNLYAILTSYPNDKITLQDIKSTPLTTIRLLGYSNELKWEQKGKNLIVYLPRLTFTKIPCKYAWTLKITHIQ; encoded by the coding sequence ATGAAAAAATTATTTTTAGGAATCTGTTTATTTTTTATCGCCCTGACCGAAGGGTTTCCACAAAAGGTTTACACGCCTGACTGGAAATCTCTAGATAAACGTCCCATCCCAACTTGGTTTCAAGATGCAAAATTTGGCATATTTATCCATTGGGGACTCTATTCTGTACCAGCATGGTCTCCTAAAGGAACCTATGCCGAATGGTATCAATACTGGTTAGATAATAAAACATTATTTGGGAATGGTGACTTCAAAGGAGATGAGATCTATAATTATCACCGACTAACCTATGGAGAAGATTTTACTTACATGGATTTTGCACCACTGTTTAAAGCCCAAAATTACAATGCTACAGAATGGGCTGATCTATTTGTAAAATCTGGAGCAAAATATGCTGTTCTAACCACTAAACATCACGATGGATTTGCTCTATGGGACAGTAAAGAGGCATCTCACAATCACGCACGCCCATGGAATAGTGTAGAAATTGGTCCTCATAAAGATTTAGTAGGTGAATTTGTCAAGGCCATGCGAAAAGCGTCTCTTAAAGTTGGATGCTACTTTTCTCTAAGAGAATGGAATAATCCTCTCTACACTTCCGAAAACATGCCTATTTATACTGAACAACATCTGTATCCACAACTAAAGGATCTCATCACAAAATATAAGCCAGACCTAATCTGGGCAGACGGACCAGACAGCTACGATGAGGATATTTGGAAGACAAAAGAATTCTTATCATGGCTATATTCTTCTTCCGACATAAAAGACAGTGTAGTAATCAATGACCGTTGGGCCAAGTTCAAAAACGGCAGACACGGAGACTTCTACACAAGTGAATATAGCTCTTCTAATAAGAAATATGATAAACCATGGGAAGAATGCAGGGGCATGGGGTTTTCTTTTGGCTACAACAAACTTGAAGATATCGAAGATTACGCTACCCCACAAGCTTTAATCCATACGCTTGCAAAAATCGTTAGCCAAGGTGGAAATCTTTTACTGAACATAGGGCCTACGGCAGAAGGAAAAATTCCTCCAATTATGCAAGAACGATTGCTTCAGATAGGAGAATGGCTTAAGATTAACGGAGAAGCTATATACCAAACCAGACCTTGGAAGAAAAGCAGCCAGTGGTCGGAAGGAAAACGTGACTGGAAATCAGAAGAAAAATACTATGTTAGTGGCAACTCTATTCTGAAACAGACTGTTAATCCTGATCCTGGATACGCTGTACAAGAGGCGTTCTTCACATCGAAAGACAATAACTTATATGCTATCTTAACTTCCTACCCTAATGATAAAATTACATTGCAAGATATTAAATCTACACCGCTTACTACTATTCGCCTGCTTGGTTATTCGAACGAACTAAAATGGGAACAAAAAGGAAAAAATCTAATCGTATATTTACCGCGATTGACTTTTACTAAAATACCATGCAAATATGCATGGACTTTAAAAATCACTCATATTCAATAA